From Proteiniborus sp. MB09-C3, the proteins below share one genomic window:
- a CDS encoding DUF6103 family protein, with translation MKKDTISVSLEAEKLRAIKKYMEKKEIDVQDELAEQLQKLYEKHVPVNVREYIDEKNEEESRAKTPRKPTKNTGAATSTSTTQE, from the coding sequence ATGAAAAAAGATACTATTAGCGTAAGTCTTGAAGCTGAAAAGCTAAGAGCAATCAAGAAATATATGGAGAAGAAAGAGATTGATGTACAAGATGAACTAGCAGAACAGCTACAAAAGCTTTATGAGAAGCATGTGCCAGTCAATGTCAGAGAATATATTGATGAAAAGAATGAGGAAGAAAGTAGAGCTAAAACACCAAGGAAACCAACTAAAAATACTGGTGCAGCTACTTCTACATCTACAACACAGGAATAA